The following are encoded together in the Humulus lupulus chromosome 5, drHumLupu1.1, whole genome shotgun sequence genome:
- the LOC133780586 gene encoding uncharacterized protein LOC133780586 has protein sequence MILLVFLEVKLKIRIRASQYHTSDANYKCNVSEGSCSMQILFPEGNVAVLTNLGSNQKQKEGIACAVINQHVSGACKDILVEEEEKMVRSKAWRRPGSRPRR, from the exons ATGATTTTACTGGTATTTTTAGAG GTGAAactaaaaataagaataagggcTTCCCAATATCATACAAGTGATGCCAATTACAAATGCAATGTCAGTGAAGGGTCCTGTAGCATGCAAATTTTATTCCCTGAGGGAAATGTAGCCGTCTTAACCAATCTTGGTTCTAATCAG AAACAAAAGGAAGGCATTGCATGCGCTGTTATAAACCAACATGTATCTGGGGCCTGTAAAGATATATTGGTGGAAGAGGAAGAAAAAATGGTAAGAAGTAAAGCATGGAGAAGGCCTGGCTCGAGGCCAAGGAgatga